AGTAGTAGCTGACCAGAGCTGCCCTCCCTTTTCTTGGAAAAAACTTGAAAAGTTCATCCCAAAAGTATTTTTCAGATGACAACCGGTTTGAGTTCACTATATCCTGAAACTTGTTCTCGTCTTGTTTAGTCCACGAAATCGCGTTTTCCTCGCCCATGGAATTGAATTTCCACTCGTAAAAGGCCGAGCCCAACTCAAGTTTTACCTTCGTCCTTTTCTCCCCAACATGAAACCTGACACATTCAATAGAACCGGGGAACTGGCATCCACATGATTCTTGTCTCCCTCTTCCTATAAGATCCCTTTCAATCAAGTTTTTGTTATGTTCTCCTTTGTAAAGTGGCCAAATTCGGGTGCCTAACCATTTAGAATCACTATCATAAGCTGCCTCAGTACACTTTGGTACGTCTACTTGAAAATTTGGGCCTGTAGGAATGTGTTTCTTTCGAGTATGATTACCTCCAAATCCAATTGAATCTGCTGTTGAATCAGACTGCTTATCAGAAGAACACTTGTCGCTTTGACTACCTGAGGATGATGATTCTGAACACAACTGTCCTTTCGTTTTTCTAGAAGAATCTTTAGCGACAAGGAGCCTCTGGCTGAATCTTAACCTTTCAGAAACAGACTGATCTTCATACATGCTCGGATGCATCTTTTGCTTCTTCTGCCAAGCAAAGAAAATGTTTCATTCAAGGATGTTTGAATATTCAATAACAAGATAATATCCAACTAACATTAACCAAGAAAGACGGGTAGAGTGGACTATTAATGTGAAAGACTAATCTGGGTGGACAGGTGATTTTCTGTTCTGCTGCAGGCATTAAAGTTGCGTTTGGATGGAAGAAATTTGATTTGAGGAATGAATTGAACTATTGATTCTTGATGACACTCATCTCAATTGCCATTACATCCAActttgatgaatttgaaatatagcaaatttataaattaatagaaacaatcaaataaatttgaaatatgaacAAATTCCTTCATCTATcggaagattttgattgatgaagtatttgaataattgatttaaaatgACTCCATATtgagatggatttgaaatcgactacaatatttcaaaaaataaattgtcaAGGATTTAGAATCCATTgtcaaattttgttattatggaCTTCATATACTTGGCTTCAAGTTCATCAATCCAAATGCAACATATGAAATCGCTAAatacaaatatcattttttctTCTGCTTATGGAGAATTGGGACTTCAAATTATGTGTTTGTACA
This window of the Primulina huaijiensis isolate GDHJ02 chromosome 3, ASM1229523v2, whole genome shotgun sequence genome carries:
- the LOC140972736 gene encoding AT-rich interactive domain-containing protein 2-like, whose amino-acid sequence is MVVESDLKVFLSGIPDKTKKDVELEKLKNNTLKLGDEDQDIVEPNLDFKIFNNKCINEIAGNVDVYEKPSNIKDDNGENDQVSDEDSATRKRKRECYLGILNWLANIAKNPCDPAIGSIPEMQKWNHYGSEQMWKKILLVREKMLLKRNTDGTSQHSIWQKKQKMHPSMYEDQSVSERLRFSQRLLVAKDSSRKTKGQLCSESSSSGSQSDKCSSDKQSDSTADSIGFGGNHTRKKHIPTGPNFQVDVPKCTEAAYDSDSKWLGTRIWPLYKGEHNKNLIERDLIGRGRQESCGCQFPGSIECVRFHVGEKRTKVKLELGSAFYEWKFNSMGEENAISWTKQDENKFQDIVNSNRLSSEKYFWDELFKFFPRKGRAALVSYYFNVFLLRRRGQQNRNITSNIHSDDEDSEYGPICNRFGQMATQSPGSIFRSSKKTNMSRS